The Astyanax mexicanus isolate ESR-SI-001 chromosome 6, AstMex3_surface, whole genome shotgun sequence region TTAAAGCTGCTcacatttacagtacatttacatttactacaTGTGATTCTAAAAGTACACTGATTACACTGTTTACACTGATTACACTGATCTAGCTTTAACACTTTTCTACTGTATCTTGTGATTCATAATAAATTGATTTAAATGTACCAATACCTTCCAAATAATTACTGACACACAGTATGTACTGTTTAATTACACTGGAAAATACTCTACACACATCTGTACATCCGTCACTTACATACTTTACCACCTGCTGAAGATTCACCTTAAAGACACTGACTGTCTCAGAGTGTGtggtctaaatatatatatatatactcatccTCAGGAAGATTTCTGGCGGAATGAGCTGTGTGAGACGTATGAGGTTGTGTAAGAGGGTGTTTCCTCCCATAATCCCTCTAATGCATTTGTTTTCAAGTACTGTAAATGTGATGAAGCGAGAGGCAAGTGTTATGCTGTCTACTCTAGGATAGTGCTGCAGGTTAGATAAGAAGATCTGAGAGACTGaagaagcacagagagagagacagctcagAGATACAAAAGTCAGATTCATTCACTTATTAATTCACTATAACTCAGGGAATCATGCTAGGCCTCCAAACATATTGCAGCTACTGTATCCACTGCCTGAGTAATATTTTAGTATGGGTTTTCTTTGGATGTatgtttttattctaatttatttctaattgtcTAATTTCCCTCCCTAATTTAAGCTGTCCATAAACTACACGACTTTAAAAAGACAATGAAAAGActttaacagactgaagtctgacaccctctcacatctaaagaatGCAACTAGATTATTTCCcctcatgcttctggtggagtttatatacaatacatattacatactaagttacaaataatgtgtatatcaatactgtgatttatcagagactcatcaACAGTacatttttctgccacactgttagttcttgatatttttttaataaaatgcattttgtgtttatctCTGCCTATAAGCTTTATTACCCCCTTATAACCTTAAATAGCAAAGAATCgcagtttcactgctgtacatttgcctttattttagatagaattaatgcaataaatcattcttgcaaaatgtgtatttattaaacttctatgttttgggtcgttgtcctgttgcatcatccatcctctgttgagcttcagttggtggacagatggtcttaagttttcctgcaaaatgttttggtaaacttgggaattaatttttccgttgatgacggcaatccgttcaggtcctgaggcagcaaagcagcccaaaccacaatgccccctccaccatgtttcacagttgggatgaggttatgatgatggtgtgctgtgtgtgttttttctccacacatagctttgtgggttccttccaaacaactcaatttggtttcatctgttcacagtatatttagccagcagtgctgtggaacatccaggtgaaTTTTTGCAAACTATAAAcgtgcagcagtgttttttttttggacagcagtgacTTCCtttgtggtgtcctcccatgaattCTTGTTTCATTCTTGTttcatgttttccttattgtagatttatgTAAGCATGTGTCAGAGATTTCtataagtctttagctgacactctaggattcttcctcacctcattgatcattctgcgctgtgctcttgcagtcatctttacaggatgaccacgcctagggagagtttcatgattcacatcaagcaatgcttcttaagaacagcaagctgaagaacaaaaaaCTGGTgtgctcttagaaaagtcattagcctaggggttcacgtattttttccaccctcactgtgaatgttaacatgttgtgttcaataaaaccatgcaaacataatttTTTCGGTGGTATTAGttcaagcagactgtgtttgtctattgttgtgacttagatgaagatcagaacacatttaatgaccaatttatgcagaaattcaagtaatcccaaagggtttatatactttatatatatatatatatatatatatatatatattatatataaatatattatatactttgGAAAAACTATTTTTTGAGATTATTTTGTCTCCCTAAATGTTAGCCACACAGACAGGCGTTTCGTACAATGACTCAAAGACTGCTTTTGTCCTGACAAGACAAATCAGGCGAACAGAAACAGGATAAGCACACAAGAGAAACACCAACAGAGCCGAGCGAGGAGGGAAATTTCTGCTTAAagacacatacacaaacactctctctctctctctttagctttcAGCCCAGAAAACAATGCGTCCCCTCAAAAACCCACCCTGTCCCGAGTCCTGAGTGCGGGAGGGTGAGAGGGGCGAGCGAGGGATGGAGGGAGCAGAGGAAGGGAGTGGGTTAGATAAATAGGAGGTAATGGCTCATAATGAAGCTTAATGACAGACGCGGCTTTCCTTCAGGACGCAAAAAAAAATGGTGGAAACAAACAAATGATAAGGAAAATAATAACATCAGGCTGGCCCTGCGCCGACACCAGCACATCTGCAGGTGGGGACGTGCCAAATAAAGGGCCACGGCTCCGGACCCTGCAGCCCCAGTCTGCACTTCCTCCCGCTGAGAGCAGGTATCCTTCAGAGAGCTTTTTTCAGAGAGATTTTTGGGGGATTTTGGGACATTTTGGGTCATTTTCATCCAGTGCACATTACAGCTGTCAGTGTAACGGCTGACCATGAAGCACTGCTGCAGCTCTCAGGGCCACTCTGCTTCTCTTACAGCCTGATTTCTGACACATCTGTAGAGGAGCGTAGAGGAACATATCACCTTCCTTCTTCAGATGAACTGTGAAATCGCTGGTTTATATTTGTGAGAGGAGGTAAGTGAAGCATTACTGTTtctgttatttttgttctttacaTTAAGATTTTAGTGTAATTTATCGTAGATTTATGAATTTTGTAAActgaaaaagttaaaaaaaagttaaagaagTCTATATTCTAGTCTatgttctttacttttttattaaaaacatttttatttaataaattcaacAATATACAGCAAATGGTATCAATTCAACAcacataatatacatatatatatatatatatatatattctccatGAAATTTCAAAATTGTCCATAAGTGTcctttattcattttatagtgCATCTTAGTGCATCAGTTCTTTTCACAACTCATTCACTTGATACAAAAAGTTGATCTGTAGTTATTTTACATCTTGTCTTCTATAATTTGTATTTCGTTCTATTTGAGATAAAGAATCATCTAATAATCCAAATGCTAATGTTTTCATGTTTATtacaagttatttttttattatttcattacgATTGCCCCAGACTATATTTAATTTAGGGCATTCTAATAAAAATGTTCTAGCGTTTAATCTCCATTGCAATTAGGCTTCATAAAACAACTCCATTTGACCACAGCTTGAACTGGTAATCTTCTCACACTAATTAACCAAGTGATATatctcatcttaaaaaaaaatgtattcaaaataTGTTTTACTATCATTTTTGTTCATGTACTTCTAAATCTCTATACTTAACCCTCTGGGTTTTTATATCTAGTTTCATGAGACCAATGTAAAGAttttaataagaagaagaaatttAATGTATAGACATTTAGAAATCcaatatatgaagaaaaacaattgaaattataaagtaaattaaaaagtgttaaacaaaccagaatatgttccaccagaatatgttttatttatattttagattcttcaaagtagcacctcttgcttagatgacaactttTTCACATCTTGTGTGGTAGAGTTGGtgaaatacagtgaatagctctgtttgattaatgttcgaatccatattatggcaaaaaactactcaactaaataaaggaaaaactacttttaagaaatgaaggtcagttaatccgaaacatttcaagaactctgaaaaagtatcctcaagtgcagtcaaataGACCaacaaaatgttatgatgaaactggctttcatcaggccCGCCTtatgaaagaaagagcaagagttccctggCCTTTTCACAACCACTATGTGGCCTCTTGAGAAAATGAATTGCCCACATTTGCTTTTTACCAAATATAAGGTgatttcttttacaaaaaaagtaaacatttttttcttctacTGAACTGCTTAAAGAACTGTAATAGCACCTGTATTGCAATGGGTGTAGCATGTAGCAGTATAGAAGTTTAgatagtttagagtttagagtctgAGAACAGGTTCAAACTGTATTCCATCAGACGAAAGTTTATCCAATACATCGTTAAAGAAGAACTCGCCCgattgtaaaatggacttttggtgtagtaaaacatgctaaaaaagttcttacctttgatgaatagcacacttccactctcccacagtgttccaagatctagaaattttaacagtttgttcaaacacccttcagactgggcaacacggggcataatttgccctgataaatccctttttccaccattatccagctcaaaatagctccacacctctttgctacaatccggagagccctgacatttaaaatgaggcaataattacttaaaaagtgcacaagaagcttattaaaaaccacagcttcagctctgtgcgccgccattactgaactgaaaataacttagacatatatatacatagactgcGCACAACCTGCCTTCTGACGCAAGCTGCTATGCTacgcagagtctatgtatatatatatatatgcctatgttattttcagttcagtaatggcggcgcaCTGAGgtaaagctagcgttatgggatgtaaacagtggtttttaataaggttcttgtgcactttttaagtaattaatgcctcattttaaatgtcagggctctctgggttctagcaaggaggtttggagctactttgagctggataatggtggaaaaagtgatttatctgggcaaattatgacccgtgtcactcagtctgaagagtgtttgaacaaactgttaaaatttctggatctcagaacactgtgggagaacggaggggtgctattcatcaaaggtaagtactttttatcatgttttactacagcaaaagtccattttaaaccagagttctcctttaaattccAAATACACTTGTGTTTTGGGGGCTGTATGCTTTGCAGTGCGCACTGCTAGACCTGTAAATAAATCCCCAGTGAAAAAACAGAATTGAATGCAAACCTTTTAAAAACTGTGGGTGTGTGAATGCACGTCACCAAGCAGCACAACTTCACAGAACCCAgcggctaagctaagctatgctaaatCAAGCTAAGCTGGCCAAGATGTGTTAGTGCTAAGTAAATATGATGCTTTTTGACTAGTCAAAAtgatagtttaaaataaaaaagattgatTGTCAAGATTTAAACACATAACATAAGATATCTGTAAACAACTGTTTTATCAACTTTGTCGAGGGCCCAGCATTAGCCTTaccaatcacctagcaacacctcagcaaccacctagcaactgcttagcaacatcttagcaaccactacagataccatagcaatgccttagcaaccacctagcaaccccatagcaaccaccacagacacgatagcaacaccttagcaaccacctagcaaccgcttagcaacctccacagacaccatagcaagcgcctagcaacatcatagcaacacccatAGCGGACAGTGGAAGccatgtaattgtgtgtaattttgTTGATTTTGTATACCACCAtcaaaattagtattttttttaatgagaacaaAATCCTATGAGTGAATAAAAATCCAGGTCATTACAGCCTCAGCTAAAAAATGTGCTACATCCAGCCAATAagtaatatatcatatattaaatGTGGGTTATCTGCACTTATCTGAAGTTCCATCTTTTAGACCGTATCCTTACTTACCTAACTTTTCCCTTCCATACCTATCCAGGCTTTTGGGAAAATAGACGCACATATCCGAAGTTAATCAAACCAGTACCAAGAGAAAATCCAAGCTGGACCTGAAAGAAGACAGCAGGCAGAATTAAGATCAACTGTCCATCTGCATCACTCTGCATCTGGAATCAACCCGGACTGGGAGTTTCCTCACTACAAGACAGCGAATCTCCTCCAAATCTTCTAGGAGACGATTGCAACATCTAACCTAATCAAAACCTACAAAAGTAATCATCTAAGTGACTTATGGTAATCAAGTAATGTTGAAGACATTTAAGACCACTGAACCAAAGCTATAAAAACAAGCCAAGACATATAAGAGATGTTTGGGACAACTGAAAAAAGTCAagctatctaaaaaaaaacatttgggacCACTGACAATCAAACAATCTAATCAAACAGGTGATGTTTAGACCTACATAACAAGCCAAAACATCTAAGAGACATTCGTAATCAAGTAATATTAGAGCTGCTTAGGGCTACTGATCCTTGTCAAGCAATCTAAAAGACTTCTGGGATCACAGTACCTAATCAAGCCATTGAAAATACGTTTAGACCACTAAACCTAATCCAGTTATTGAGGTGTTGTTTAGACAGAGTCCAAGACATATAAAAGATGTTTGGGACCACTGAAAAAAGTCAGGCTATCTAAAAACGTTTGGGACCACTGACCCTAATCAATTCACCTAGGTGTTGTTTAGACCTACAAAACCAGCCAAAACATCTAAGAGACGTTCGTACTCAAGTAATATTAGAGCTGCTTAGGGCTACTGAACCTTGTCAAGCAATCTAAACGTTTTCTGGGATCACTGTACCCAATCAAACCTTCAAAAAGACGTTTGGACCACTAAACCTAATTAAGTCACCTAGTTGTTGTTTAGACCTATAAAACAAGCCAAAACATCTAAGAGACGTTGGTAATCAGTTAATATTAGAGCTGTTTAGGGCTACTGATCCTTTGTCAAGCAATCTAAACGTTTTCTGGGATCACTGTACCTAATCAAACCTTTAAAAAGACGTTTGGACCACTAAATCTAATCAAGTCACCCAGGAGTTGTTTAAACCTATAAAGACATCCAAGATATGTTTGTTATTCAAGACATCTAACAAACATTTGGAACTACTGAACCTGATAAAGGCATCTAAATATCTGATAATCAAAACATCTAAGAGACATCTGTAATCAAGTAGTATTAAAGCTGTTTAGGACTACTGAACCTAATCAAGCAATCTAAAAGACTTCTGGGATCACTGTACCTTGTTTATACCTATAAAACTTGCCAAGACATCTGAAATATGTTTGGTATTAGAGACATCTAAGAAACATTTGGAACTACTGAACCTGATAAAGGCATCAAAATATCTGATAATCAAAGCCTCTAAGAGACTTTTGGGACGACTAAGACTAAACGAGTCATCTAAAAGGCGTCCAAAAGACTATAAGTGATTATGGAAATCCTGGATCCCTCAGCCCTGCCTGACCCCGCTACCCCCACAGTGACGTTTGACCCCAGGTCTGAGACGGTCACCTTCCCCAGCAGGGTGGTCTCGGTGGCGGGCGTGACCGTGATTACCGGGGGCACGGAGATGTCGTGGGGCTCCTGTATCCTGGCGTTCGGGTTCTGGGGCACTCTGATTGGGCTGAGTATGGTCTGTGTGGGGCTGTGGGATTACTCCGTGCAGAAGGGTGGAGACCACTCCCTGCTGCTGGTTTTGGGTTTGGTGGTTCTGGCGGTGAGCTCGGGTTTTGTGCTGGGGGTGTTCGGGTTCAGGCTGCTGATGAAGAAGAGGAGAAGAATAAGGAGATCGAGAGAAGAAGGAAAGGTTGTGTTGGTGTCTGAGGAAGGAATGAACGTCATAAAAACGGTGACTGTGTAAAAAAAGATCAGGTTCccacaaatttactttaaagattttaagttaatgagaaccacaaaatgcattttatacTCATCACTTAAtagaattgatattaaacttttaATTTATATTGTTGCTGCTATTGTAAACTGTATATTTGTCCGTTTTTATTAAACGTAtattttttctccaaacatagcAGAGTTTTATATGAAATCGCATTttcaacacacactcactcacagttTTACTTTTATCCCGTCACAGCATTTAGTTTACCATAAATAAAACCCTGTCCCACTCAACCCCATcgcactcaaccctgtcacatccAACCATTGCACACTCAACTACACCATACTTAAACCCTCTTACaatcaaccccgtcacactcaaccccatcacagtCAATCTGTCCCACTCAACCCTGTCATATTAAACCCTGTCACACTTAACCTGGTTACATTTAACCCTGctacattcaaccccatcacattcaaccccttTACACGCAACCCCGTTACCTTTAACCCAGTCACATTTAACTCTGTCACATTCAATCATTTCACACTCAACCACACCACACTTAACTCCATTACATTCAACCCTCTCACAATCAATCAACTCCATCACATTATACCCTGTCACACTTAATCCCGTTTCATTTAATCTTGTCACATTCAAACCCCTCACACTCAAACCTGTTACACTTAACCCCATCACATCCAACCCATCATAtccaaccccgtcacactcaaccccgtcacatttaaCCATCTCACACTTAACCACACCACACTCAATCCCTGctacattcaaccccatcacattcaaccccatcacattaaATCCTGCTACATTCAACACCATTACATTTAA contains the following coding sequences:
- the LOC107197809 gene encoding transmembrane protein 100, whose translation is MEILDPSALPDPATPTVTFDPRSETVTFPSRVVSVAGVTVITGGTEMSWGSCILAFGFWGTLIGLSMVCVGLWDYSVQKGGDHSLLLVLGLVVLAVSSGFVLGVFGFRLLMKKRRRIRRSREEGKVVLVSEEGMNVIKTVTV